In Leguminivora glycinivorella isolate SPB_JAAS2020 chromosome 19, LegGlyc_1.1, whole genome shotgun sequence, a single genomic region encodes these proteins:
- the LOC125236708 gene encoding potassium channel subfamily K member 18-like, with translation MDKNSKKKNHANGKYKKNNKTDNYRIDDEIDTTCCFCIKTKKSQKKSLIAGCVTNLGIFALLLGYTLLGAFVFLAIEGNASKVHQKTLATTSYQVNEVAKTVPISKLNGTIAQASAELRSQTVESIWEITVSLNILYKENWTRLAAQEIARFQEKLVARVAADVSAQYGGARALESAPALIVDDYEWNFAKAFLYSLTVLTTIGYGSVAPRTALGKAVTIGYAVIGIPLTLLYLSVVGALLSRVARSIFSRALCCCLCTKCGYCCLDERTIGGKDRKEKVRRQDDYRNPSLHLQEPYYVRSPSGTIISASQAHSVSTTSIKDKNQSLSFLRDCDSLSCTDTDSKVSLHGFSILAPLSLCLAAIFTYIFFGALVLHQLEGWSPIDGVYFCFMSLSTIGFGHLAPGATQKSGASTGTVWFCSIYIMTGLALTAMCFNVLHDEIVHRLRHHKKIIKNTQKVLTPEFLHRS, from the exons ATGGACAAAAATTCTAAGAAGAAAAATCATGCCAATGGTAAATATAAAAAGAATAACAAAACAGACAATTATAGAATCGATGATGAGATCGATACTACTTGCTGCTTCTGCATCAAAACCAAAAAGAGCCAAAAGAAAAGTCTTATCGCAGGATGCGTCACAAACTTAGGGATATTTGCTCTTCTTCTCGGATATACTCTGTTAGGAGCGTTCGTATTCCTTGCCATAGAAGGGAATGCCTCGAAAGTCCATCAGAAAACATTGGCTACTACATCATACCAAGTGAATGAGGTCGCAAAGACAGTTCCGATTTCAAAATTGAACGGGACGATTGCTCAAGCTAGTGCGGAGTTGAGGTCCCAGACTGTTGAGAGCATTTGGGAGATAACCGTATCGTTGAACATTCTTTACAAAGAAAACTGGACGAGGCTAGCTGCGCAGGAAATCGCGAGGTTTCAGGAGAAGTTGGTAGCGAGAGTGGCGGCTGATGTGTCCGCGCAGTATGGAGGGGCTAGGGCGCTGGAGTCGGCGCCTGCTCTCATAGTGGATGATTATGAGTGGAATTTTGCCAAAGCCTTCTTGTACTCATTAACGGTTCTAACGACAATAG GTTATGGCAGTGTGGCTCCAAGGACGGCATTAGGAAAAGCTGTTACCATAGGATACGCTGTGATAGGGATACCCTTAACCCTACTCTATCTGTCCGTCGTCGGCGCCTTGCTGTCAAGAGTCGCAAGGAGCATATTCAGCAGGGCACTCTGCTGCTGTCTCTGCACAAAGTGTGGATATTGCTGTCTCGACGAGAGAACAATAGGAGGCAAAGACAGAAAAGAAAAAGTAAGAAGACAGGACGACTACAGAAACCCATCTTTACACCTTCAAGAACCGTATTACGTGAGGTCACCATCAGGTACCATTATTTCCGCATCTCAAGCGCATAGCGTCAGCACAACTTCTATTAAAGACAAAAACCAAAGCTTAAGCTTCCTCCGAGACTGCGATTCTCTAAGCTGCACTGATACCGACTCCAAAGTCTCATTACACGGTTTCTCGATTCTTGCCCCTCTGTCTTTGTGCTTAGCTGccatttttacatatattttcttCGGCGCGTTAGTCCTTCATCAGTTGGAAGGTTGGAGCCCCATCGACGGCGTCTACTTTTGCTTTATGAGTCTAAGCACGATTGGTTTCGGTCATTTAGCGCCAGGAGCCACTCAGAAAAGTGGCGCTTCTACTGGAACAGTTTGGTTTTGCTCGATTTACATAATGACCGGTTTAGCTTTAACTGCAATGTGCTTCAACGTTCTGCACGACGAGATCGTTCACCGCCTAAGACAccacaaaaaaatcataaaGAATACTCAGAAAGTGTTAACCCCAGAGTTCTTGCATCGGTCTTGA